ACAGGGCGGAACGACCTGGTCGGGAATCGAATCCTACCGGGCAGCGGCCGTCGGCGCGTCGCGACAGGAACACGTCGGCCAGTTGTTCCGCGCCTGGGGCGTCCCGACCGCGGTCAGCACGCAGGAAGCAGCGTCGGTCCACGACTGCGTCATCGCCAGCGGCGGTGTCCGCTCGGGACTCGACATCGCGAAAGCGATCGCCCTCGGCGCTCGCGCTGGCGGTCTCGCGAAGCCGTTTCTCGCGCCGGCCGCACAGGGAACCGACGCCGTCGTCGACCTGATCGAAACGCTCTCCCTCGAGTTACGAACGGCGATGTTCGTCACCGGTTCTGCGTCCGTTTCCGACCTCCAATCCGCCGAGTACGTGGTCACCGGTCGAACGAACGAGTATCTCGAGCAGCGACGATCGTAGCTCGAGAATTCACGCTCCGCGTCGTATCCGGTTAGGGTGTCTGTTCCTCCGAGTCCACCACGCTCACACTCCTTCGAGTGAGCCAGATCTGTCGAGTTGGAGCCCCCGAGGAACTCGGTGGTACGCACGGAGCGACCGGTTTCGTCGATCTGGTCGGTGCCCAGTCGATAGCAGTCGCTTACGGGGTGTAGCGTCGATAAAAGAATTCTTACTGGCGTCCCTTACAGGTCGCGTGGCTGGACCGTCTTCCGGTCGTTTGCTTCGGCACGTCGGGCTGCGTCTTCGAGAAGCTCGTCGACTTCCTCGTCGAGTGCTTCGTAGAAGTCCGAGGCGACGTTCTTGTCATCGAGCGCTTCCTTTACGGCGGCTTTGACGATAAGGTCTGCCATACGATGTACGGATTTCGTGTTACCCAATATAAAGATTTTGGTTGTGGGCCGGAATACGGGGGTTGCAGCGGTTGCGCTGCCCGTTTCGATGACCGATATCACCGGAAAGTATATGACTGATGAGTCGGGTGCAGTGACCGATTCCCCGTGAGACGGCTCTCGGTGGCTCGCGCGCGCTCAGTGGTGGCTGCAGCGCCCCTACCGGCGGTTGCATGTGTTTACCTCTCTCGGTTGGGCGTGTAGTTGCACTTCTCGTCTCACTACCGATCCCAGTAATATCCTCACGAGATGCGCCCTCTCAGGCTGGTTCTCGCCTTGAGCGACGGTGGCGTGTCGATCCGTCGTGCAACCCGACGGATTCGAGTATATCCGCTCCCTCACCCCCAATATGCGCGAACTCCTCGAGTCGGTCGCCGACGGCTCGCTCTCTCCGACGGAAGCGGAAGCAAAACTCAACGGCTACGTGACCGGTGACGCCGGCCGATTCGACGCGGCCCGGCGACAGCGACGTGGTATTCCGGAAGCGATCTACGCCGAAGGCAAGTCGGCCCCACAGGTGGTTGCACTCGCCGAAACGGCACTCGAGACCACCGATCGGGCACTGATCACACGAATCAGCGACGAACAATTTGAGGCCCTCGAATCGACGCTCGCTGACTCTGCACCCGACGCGACGCTCGAGCGGTCCGGGTCGACGGTTCGCGTCCTCGGAGCCGAGTTCGAACAGCCCTCGCTCGAGGCGACGGTCGGAATCGTCACGGCAGGAACTGTCGACGGACCGGTCGCCGACGAAGCACAGGTCGTCTGTACCGATGCCGGCGCGACGGTCGACCGCGTCGACGACATCGGCGTCGCCGCCCTCGACCGCACGCTCGACCAGGTCGACAGGCTCCGTGATGCCGACACGCTCATCGTCGCCGCTGGCCGCGAGGGGGCACTCCCAACCGTCATTGCCGGACTCGTCGATACGCCCGTAATCGCGGTTCCCGTCTCGAGTGGCTACGGTCACGGCGGCGCCGGCGAGGCCGCGCTGGCGGGACTGTTGCAGTCGTGTACGGTGCTCTCGGTCGTCAACATCGACGCCGGATTCGTCGCTGGGGCGCAGGCAACGCTCATCGCTCGCGCGATCGACGCTGCTCGAACCACCGACGTCCCTCGATGAGAATCAAAAATATTCTTCGGAAAACAAAACTCAACTCTGGGAACGGAGAAGCACTTTTGTCCGTTCGGCGAGTAATTGTTCGTACCGGCCCCGCCGGTGTGACCACCACCCAATGCCTACCTGTGATCACTGCGATGCGCACGTCTCCGAGCGCTTCGCACGCGTCTTCGCTGATGAGAACGGCGAAATTCACGCCTGTATCAGCTGTTCGGCCAATGCAGGGATCGCCGAAGCGTCACGAAACCGCGAACGAGGTGCGTAGGCTCGCACCCCTTGCCCGAGTCATCGTCATCGTCATCGTCGGTTCCCTCGGTACGAGCACTTTTTAGACTACTAGCACGAGCGAACGCACGATGAGTGAGCGTGAGCACGAGCACGAGCACGAAGCCGAACACGAACACGTCGTTTACGTCCTCGAATGCGCCGATGGGTCGCTGTACACCGGCTACACGACCGACCTCGAGCGGCGAGTCGCCGAACACGACAACGGTGAGGGCGCGAAGTACACGCGCGGCCGGACGCCAGTCGAACTGCGGTATCACGAACGCTACGCCTCTCGGTCGGCCGCGATGTCTCGTGAGTACGAGATCAAGCAACTCTCCCGAAGCCGAAAGGAACGACTCGTTGCCCTCGAGTGAATGGGCTTTGCTTCGACCCGATTGGAGTAGTATTCTCCCATCAAGTACCAAAAAATAGATATCATCTCCCTTCCTGTCTCGTAACACCATGGAGATCGATATCGCCGAGGAGCTCAAACAACCGGAGTACACCGGCGAAAACCGGTGTGAGCCGTGTACCATACTAAATCTCGCGATTGCGGTCGTCGTCAGCTCGCTCGTCGCCCGGAAGACGAAACTCGGCGGCGTTCTGGCAATCGGTCTCTCGATCACGCTCATTTACCTCCGGGGATACCTCGTCCCGGGGACGCCGACCCTGACGAAACGGTATCTGCCGCCGGAAGTCCTGCGCTGGTTCGGCAAGGAACCGGAACTCGAACTCGCGAGCGGCGTCGGTGGCGTCGATAGCGGTGACTCCCCATCCAACGACTCTACCGACACGCCTGCAGCGGCCGCTGGCTCACCGTCCGAATCCCACGGCGAGTCTAGCGAGGACGACGCACCCGAGGAACCGGTCGAACTCGACCTCGAGACGTTCTTTCTCTCACACGACGTCCTCGAGCCGTGTGCCGACCGGGACGATCTCTGTCTCACCGACGCGTTCGAGACTGACTGGCTCGACGCGATCGACGAACTCGACGACGACGGCGTCGAACCCGCCGACGCCGTCGCCGCGTTCTCCTTCGAGGAAGACCCCGACGACTTCGATATCGAGTCTCGCGACAAGGCACAGTTGCTCGTCGCCTCGCACGGTATCGCCGGTCGCTGGCCGTCTCGGCCCGCGCTGATCGCGGATATCGCTGCCAGTGGCGTTCTCGAGGAGTGGACACCCGAGTGGGACGATCAGGGACCAGAAACGAAAGGGCAAGTGCTCAACGGGCTTCGGATGTTCCTCGAAACCTGCCCGACGAGCGGCGGCGAGATCAGTATGGACGAGGAGGTCGTCGAATCTTGCTGTAGCTCACACGACGTGATCGCCGTCACCTGTGACGAAACCGGCGAACGACTGTTCGAACAGCGCCTCGATACCGTCGACGCCTGATTCGTTCGCGAACGGTACTCGCCGAATCGAGGGCTGGAACAGGGCGTC
This portion of the Natronorubrum sediminis genome encodes:
- the larB gene encoding nickel pincer cofactor biosynthesis protein LarB; translated protein: MRELLESVADGSLSPTEAEAKLNGYVTGDAGRFDAARRQRRGIPEAIYAEGKSAPQVVALAETALETTDRALITRISDEQFEALESTLADSAPDATLERSGSTVRVLGAEFEQPSLEATVGIVTAGTVDGPVADEAQVVCTDAGATVDRVDDIGVAALDRTLDQVDRLRDADTLIVAAGREGALPTVIAGLVDTPVIAVPVSSGYGHGGAGEAALAGLLQSCTVLSVVNIDAGFVAGAQATLIARAIDAARTTDVPR
- a CDS encoding GIY-YIG nuclease family protein — its product is MSEREHEHEHEAEHEHVVYVLECADGSLYTGYTTDLERRVAEHDNGEGAKYTRGRTPVELRYHERYASRSAAMSREYEIKQLSRSRKERLVALE
- a CDS encoding DUF7563 family protein, with the protein product MPTCDHCDAHVSERFARVFADENGEIHACISCSANAGIAEASRNRERGA
- a CDS encoding DUF1931 family protein, whose amino-acid sequence is MADLIVKAAVKEALDDKNVASDFYEALDEEVDELLEDAARRAEANDRKTVQPRDL